From a single Sinorhizobium sp. RAC02 genomic region:
- a CDS encoding DnaJ domain-containing protein, which translates to MLGIERDADDNAVKAAYRKAAKGMHPDSGGDADQFARLQTCYDLLRDPIRRKVFDDTGFDPQLADPRDLKGLMLLEPLVNDVILDEREPGSFDPLAAMRRKLSDDIVKSRFHILELERHRNRVRQHIDRLGRKAGTDFLGSMLRARSQSIAEAIRNAEGQIAVIEQAYAMLEGYSYELAAAVEVIKGEAAE; encoded by the coding sequence ATGCTTGGAATAGAGCGCGATGCCGACGACAACGCGGTGAAGGCTGCCTATCGCAAGGCCGCGAAGGGCATGCACCCCGATTCGGGCGGCGATGCGGACCAGTTCGCCCGCCTTCAGACCTGCTACGATCTTCTGCGCGACCCCATTCGCCGCAAGGTCTTTGACGATACCGGCTTCGATCCGCAGCTTGCCGATCCGCGCGACCTCAAGGGCCTGATGCTTTTGGAGCCGCTCGTCAACGATGTCATTCTCGACGAGCGCGAGCCTGGCAGCTTCGATCCGCTGGCGGCGATGCGGCGAAAACTTTCCGACGACATCGTCAAGAGCCGTTTCCACATCCTCGAACTGGAACGCCACCGCAACCGCGTGCGCCAGCATATCGACCGCCTGGGTCGCAAGGCCGGCACGGACTTTCTGGGGTCCATGCTGCGCGCCCGTTCGCAGTCGATTGCAGAGGCGATCCGCAATGCGGAGGGCCAGATCGCGGTCATCGAGCAGGCCTATGCCATGCTGGAGGGCTATTCCTACGAGCTTGCCGCGGCCGTGGAAGTGATCAAGGGCGAGGCGGCGGAGTAG
- a CDS encoding TIGR02281 family clan AA aspartic protease, protein MRLYILLGILAVGLALLIVNHDGGRTMGMDNNDFGRLVTLSAIATMMAAGVLAGRRQFGESVRQAGIWLLLILVLVTGYLYRFDLQDFGNRLTAGLIPGRAVVTTSASGEQILVINKGISGHFEADVTIDGTPLRMLVDTGASSVVLSYEDAMRLGINPDNLVFSIDVSTANGRARAAPVTLREVVIGPILRGAIRGMVTEEGRLDQSLLGMSFLETLGSIEITRDELRLRD, encoded by the coding sequence ATGAGGCTCTACATTCTTCTCGGCATCCTCGCCGTCGGCCTTGCCTTGCTGATCGTGAACCATGACGGCGGGCGCACGATGGGCATGGACAACAACGACTTTGGTCGCCTCGTCACGCTCTCGGCCATCGCCACGATGATGGCAGCCGGTGTGCTCGCCGGCCGCCGGCAGTTCGGCGAGAGCGTGCGCCAGGCCGGCATCTGGCTGCTACTCATCCTCGTGCTGGTCACCGGCTATCTCTATCGTTTCGACCTGCAGGATTTCGGCAATCGCCTGACCGCCGGCCTCATTCCCGGCCGTGCCGTCGTGACGACCAGCGCCAGCGGCGAACAGATCCTGGTGATCAACAAGGGTATCTCCGGTCATTTCGAGGCCGATGTAACGATCGACGGCACGCCATTGCGCATGCTGGTCGATACCGGCGCGAGCTCCGTCGTGCTCTCCTACGAAGACGCCATGCGTCTCGGTATCAACCCGGACAACCTGGTCTTCTCCATCGACGTCTCCACCGCCAACGGCCGTGCACGCGCAGCCCCCGTAACGCTCAGGGAAGTCGTGATCGGTCCCATCCTGCGCGGCGCCATCCGCGGCATGGTCACTGAAGAGGGACGCCTCGACCAGAGCCTGCTCGGCATGAGTTTCCTGGAAACGCTCGGCTCGATCGAGATCACGCGGGATGAGTTGCGGCTGAGGGATTGA
- a CDS encoding DUF1289 domain-containing protein gives MESPCILVCSIDMVTGYCFGCGRTRDEIGAWTLYTSEQRRAIMADLPARLDTVERKPRRETRRTRMARERGEA, from the coding sequence ATGGAATCGCCCTGCATTCTCGTCTGTTCGATCGATATGGTGACCGGCTACTGTTTCGGCTGCGGTCGCACCCGCGACGAAATCGGCGCATGGACGCTCTACACGTCCGAGCAGCGCCGCGCGATCATGGCCGATCTGCCGGCTCGCCTTGACACCGTTGAACGCAAGCCGCGGCGCGAAACCCGCCGCACGCGCATGGCACGGGAGCGCGGCGAAGCATGA
- a CDS encoding adenosylcobinamide-GDP ribazoletransferase produces the protein MTIQDYIDDAARSVAFLSRVPVPQRHFIGHDGRLSRAVRAFPVAGVLIVLPAAALAAILSALGAPPLLNAFATLALQVLVTGALHEDGLSDSADGIGGGKDRESALAIMKDSRIGSYGAVALILSFGLRAAAIAALATVLAPSGLGMVLLAAAAASRTAMVWHWSLLPPARRDGVAASVGEPDSGATIFALVSGVLITTVLLLPHGTVLSLVLLFAAAALSVLAFNRIAMRKIGGHTGDTIGATQQLSEMSVLFALALAL, from the coding sequence GTGACCATCCAAGACTATATCGACGACGCCGCCCGCTCGGTCGCCTTCCTGTCGCGCGTGCCGGTGCCGCAGCGACACTTCATCGGCCATGACGGGCGGCTTTCGCGCGCCGTCCGCGCCTTTCCGGTCGCCGGCGTACTGATCGTGCTTCCGGCCGCAGCCCTCGCCGCAATCCTTTCCGCACTCGGCGCCCCACCGCTTCTCAACGCCTTCGCCACGCTCGCCCTGCAGGTGCTGGTCACCGGCGCGCTGCACGAGGACGGCCTTTCCGACAGCGCAGACGGCATCGGCGGTGGAAAGGACCGGGAAAGCGCGCTCGCCATCATGAAGGACAGCCGGATCGGCTCCTACGGTGCCGTGGCGCTCATCCTGTCCTTCGGGCTGCGCGCTGCGGCGATCGCAGCGCTCGCCACCGTCCTCGCGCCCTCCGGCCTCGGCATGGTCCTGCTTGCCGCCGCCGCCGCCAGCCGCACGGCCATGGTCTGGCACTGGTCGCTGCTGCCGCCGGCCCGCCGCGACGGTGTCGCTGCATCGGTCGGCGAGCCGGACAGCGGCGCCACCATCTTCGCGCTGGTGAGCGGCGTGCTCATCACCACGGTGCTGCTCCTGCCGCACGGCACCGTGCTTTCCCTTGTCCTGCTGTTTGCGGCGGCCGCCCTCTCCGTCCTCGCCTTCAATCGCATCGCGATGCGCAAGATCGGCGGGCATACCGGCGACACGATCGGCGCAACGCAGCAGCTCTCGGAAATGTCAGTGCTGTTCGCCCTTGCCTTGGCGCTCTGA
- the cobT gene encoding nicotinate-nucleotide--dimethylbenzimidazole phosphoribosyltransferase, with product MSASGLPFDDFRELLRNLPGPDSAALVAARERDAQLTKPPGALGRLEEIAFWLAAWTGRPPAVTRPLVAIFAGNHGVTKQGITPYPSSVTAQMVENFAAGGAAINQICVTHDLGLKVFDLALDYPTADITEEAALSERDCAATMAFGMEAVAGGTDLLCVGEMGIGNTTIAAAINLALYGGTAEEWVGPGTGSEGEVLQRKIAAVKKAVDLHRAHLSDPLEVLRRLGGREVAAMAGAILAARMQKIPVILDGYVATVAGAVLRAANPAALDHCLIGHVSAEPAHMKAIEKLGKTPLLALGMRLGEGTGAALAAGIVKAAAACHSGMATFVQAGVSNRT from the coding sequence ATGAGTGCCAGCGGCCTGCCGTTCGATGATTTTCGTGAATTGCTGCGCAACCTGCCCGGCCCGGATTCGGCAGCACTCGTGGCTGCGCGCGAACGCGATGCGCAGCTAACCAAGCCGCCGGGCGCGCTCGGCCGACTGGAGGAAATCGCCTTCTGGCTCGCCGCCTGGACCGGTCGTCCGCCGGCCGTGACCCGTCCGCTCGTCGCCATCTTCGCCGGTAACCACGGCGTCACCAAGCAGGGGATCACGCCTTATCCGTCCTCGGTCACCGCCCAGATGGTTGAGAATTTCGCTGCCGGCGGCGCGGCGATCAACCAGATCTGCGTGACGCATGATCTCGGCCTCAAGGTCTTCGACCTCGCGCTCGACTATCCAACTGCCGACATTACGGAGGAAGCAGCCCTTTCCGAGCGCGACTGCGCGGCCACCATGGCGTTTGGCATGGAGGCCGTCGCCGGCGGCACGGACCTGCTGTGCGTCGGTGAGATGGGCATCGGCAACACGACGATCGCAGCCGCGATCAACCTCGCGCTCTATGGCGGCACGGCGGAAGAGTGGGTCGGTCCGGGCACAGGCTCGGAAGGGGAGGTCCTGCAACGCAAGATCGCGGCCGTGAAGAAGGCAGTCGATCTGCACCGCGCGCATCTGTCCGATCCGCTCGAAGTGCTGCGCCGCCTTGGTGGCCGTGAGGTCGCCGCGATGGCCGGCGCGATCCTCGCCGCACGCATGCAGAAGATTCCGGTCATTCTCGATGGCTATGTCGCAACGGTCGCCGGCGCGGTGCTGCGCGCCGCCAATCCGGCGGCACTCGACCATTGCCTCATCGGGCACGTCTCCGCGGAGCCGGCGCATATGAAGGCGATCGAGAAGCTCGGCAAGACCCCGCTTCTGGCACTCGGCATGCGGCTTGGCGAGGGCACAGGCGCAGCACTGGCCGCCGGCATCGTCAAGGCGGCCGCGGCTTGCCATTCCGGCATGGCGACCTTCGTTCAGGCGGGTGTCAGCAACCGCACCTAA